TGTTGCTAGTTTAATAACTTTCTCCTTAATCTTCCTAGCATCTTTGCCAGTCAATAAAATCCTTACTCTCATTTGTGCTCTCTCAAGcggaatttctttttttaataatggaataacATCTAGAGCTTGCTGTTTAGCATTTTTGTTCACATTGACAGAAAAATGAAGGTCTTTCATTGCTTTTTCTATGATTGAAACTGGATATGGCCTTTTTGTCTCAGGGTTGACACATTTATCAGCAACTGTTGTTGCAATGTCTTTCATAAGTGACTCTATTTGTGAGTGCCTCTCTTTGTCAGAAACCTGAAGTTCACCTTTCTCCAATATTTCTTTGCATATTTCAGTCATATCATCTTTgccaaatattttaactaaatcTTCCTTTTTAGCAACTTGTCCTTTGGATACATTTGTGAATACTGTATGGGTTTGTAAAACTTCATCAAGGTCTTGTTCTCTGAAAATTCACAAACAGTAGGTAATCAATTATTTAGGCagataattttcaataaaattatgatatatGGTATATAGTGGGTGGATTTAGTATTGATATTTAGTGGGTGGATGATGCTTAATAATGGAGCTTAAGAGACCATCACTCACATAACTTCTTTAGTTAAATatcaaaatgaatataaaattcaacaaGTATGTAATGGTATTAAAAACGAGAGGGATATTTTTGCCGTTGTATAGAGGGctgaataaagataaatacaccacaaatatacaaataaataataaaaattattacagtTTATTCCTCCAAGACAAGACTTTGTTTCTGTAGCAGGCTATTTCAAACCTCTTTCCTCCTTTCTTTAACCTTACTATTGCAACATTTGTAAGACGTATTTGATTAGTAGGGGTGAAAATCTTAgccatttttcaaaattttagatCACAATTCAATTCTGTCTACCCACTGACaagatatttaatattgaattacTGAATAAGTGTAAGTACATAAGTAGttgtatttttctacataattTGCTTCACAGATGTCATAATTAATTGTCAAGTGACAATTTCTAATTTCCACAGACAATATCATTTGACATTTGTCTTCATACCAGTTTGACGTGAGTTTGACGCCGAGGATTGACTTAAGTTTGACATCACAGTAATAGTGCCAACCTAAAAACTACCACAGTAGTGCTAAGATAAGCCATACACTTTTACCgattttttagttattattttggtTGAAAATACGCCGAAGCgttgtaataaataacgagaaagattattttgaataaaattcaatGTAGGTACAACCCAATtcttatgtaataaataagtgGTAAATCCATGCACAAACATACCTATGTCCTTACCTGGCATAGACTCATAGACTAGGTTGCGGTTGGCAACATTGCATCAGTGTCAGACGCAACACGTCGTGTATTTCTCCATTCTGAGAAACTGCCcttcattttgtattttttgtgtattttgtcGGCAATTTTATGAgattaatcataaaaaatggCGAAATTGGTCGATATATATAATAGCGAAAAGGAACCCGTAATAAAAAGGAGGCAACTCCCTTTAACTATCTACGAAAATCTTACCGTAAGTAGCATTTTCTGCACTTTGACACTAATGAACATTATTCAGtcatagaaattaaattaatcattacAAGAGATTATGAACATCGTTTCTGCATTACGATACACAAAGGAATACTGCTGATGGCGTTACTGTCcattttaaggaaaaaaatatgcaaagcAGTTCattgatttcatttaaatgaaatgaCGTTTCTAGTtgaccttattttgtaaatatatcttctttgttaaaaaattcataattttgtcCGCAGATGATAATGGATTTAAACACAATGGGTTTAATTTGTGACAATTCGCAAGTAAAAGGTCGCGAGTATGAGGAGTTCATGCGGAAGTACCGTATCCTCACGACTGACGAGCTCAAATCTGCGCTTCGAGTGGACGCTTccgatatttttaatgtattaaatCAAAGCATTCCTTGTGTTGGCTGTAGAAGAAGGTAAGTGAGGAATAAATAcacattattttaagaattaccAATAAAATCCTTAGTCCTCATACTGAAAAGTCTCATTGattgtaaattgtaaaatggCTTTTCGTTTTGTACCATTgagtgaaatttaaaataaaagaaatgtcaACTGACACCATAATGTGGGTACAACttcaaaaattcttatttacatATAGTATTCTTATATATGTACAGTTGAATTGAAGCTGTATCTATTATGtttgcagagtagacagaaccaaaagtcttgaaagtGAAATAAGGACTggtaggccaagttcagctatttagcttgatgatagaattgagattcaattcaCTTATTGCTAATAGGTTGCAACCCCATtagcctaaaaaaaatcccaagtttataagcccttaattgccttttacaacatccatgggaaagagattttttttgtattagtgcccaATACCACACAGCACATGGCTGCCACATTCTGTGTTTATTCTCAAAATACTCTAGAACGCTTGACACTTTTAAGTCAGCTACAGTAATATAAGATCAGGTATATTTAGAcatatgtttctttttatataatttgaccATAATCTACCTAAGCAATATGAGGCCTATGGTGGTACCATGCAAGCTCAAATAGTtcctattcactcttgccttcAAAATCCCCAAGTTGTATATAGGTATCAAGGAAGAGAGATGCAGGGAGGATATTAAGAAACAAGTCAGGTTGGTAGATCAGGAAATCAAACACTATATCTGTTCAATGAAATAGTGTTGTGCATTAAGTATTTTGATCAATGTCAATAGTCCTTTTTTAAACTTGAGTTGTAtcagttgaaaaaaatattaagttatgGAAATCTGTCCAAGGATCTTGTACAATTGCAACAATTACAATTCCATCtgcaaaaagttttaatttgttttattttttgttatagtgTGGAACGCCTGTTTTATCAGTTGTGTAAGTCAGGACACCCTACATTGGACCCACTAGTTCTAACCCCAGATGAAATAATGACCATAAGAGAAGAGAAAATAGTACATCCACAGTCATTAGCCACTTTATTAAATGGTCACAGGTATGTATTATTGAATTAATGTATTcaaatatgtgaaaataaaagaaaagctATTCGTCTACATAATAGATTTTAAAAGAGGAGAGGTTCGCAATTCAACCTATTTTTATGACTTGTGGTTTCATCTATTTTAAACAATCTCActactaatatttattatataagtaattataatattgaaaagcatgtaaaaaaattgaaaatgcgACGAGATACAACCTTATGCAccacaataaattacagcaaattcacatgtatataaaaacattgcaGCAAATAGCGATCTTATCACTAAAAGCAATGTCTTCCAGGTAACCTTGGGTAACCTAACAAGTGAATTAAACTTCACCCAGAGAAAAGATTAGCAGGTGGCTCTGTGTTAACTTATAGTCTTTTCTATTgtcaatatacctacttatatttgtTATGAATATAATCATGCCTAAGATAAATCACACCTAAGATGGAAACTGAACCAAAGCTTTAAGTGAGAAGTTATGAAGAAAGAAAATgaatcaagatttttaaaactttttgggTTTGCACATGGCTAATAGagatactatgttttattaacataaataatataattctagtttattacaaaatacagtATGTCAAGTTATTATCCCATAACGAAGTCTAAACTTACTTTAGGGCAATTCattctatgtaatttgtcccaaatatacatatatatatttatttataatgcaaCATTTCAGCTCCGGAATAGAATGTCTCATCTTAAACCAGCCGAGGTGGAAGAAATCCCAGAGGTGTACATTGCATTCCTTAGAGGCGGGCACCGCGCGCGGCTGGGGAGGCTCTGGCGTGCCCGGCACCGCCGGTAACGCGGGCACGTGCGGATGGgggtaattataatattccaTGTTGTACAAATATTCattaaactatttttcttttatgcaTGTCACTAAATCTGGTTTGTGAAgtccaatataaaaaaaaatacttttactttttatcattaaagaCCTACCTTTTTGACGCAATTTTAACGGATAACATAtggatattatattataattgcaTTATTTCATCTTCCTACGCTCAGTAGCATTATTTTTACGACGATAACGATTTTGATAcacatgaatataaatatttttttttgaaaaactaGTTTCTGcgatatttatatacataactcAATGAAccttttcttacatacatacatacatacataaaatcacgcctcttttccggaggggtaggcagagactacctctttccacttgccacgatctctgcatacttctttcgcttcgtccacattcataactctcttcatacaagctcggcggtttcgggtacttttgacctgaccctttaccaggacgtccttaatttgatcaagatacgttcgtctaggtcttcccactccgacctttccctccacactctccttgtatatctgcttagtcaacctgctttcattcatcctctccacatgaccgaaccatcttaacatacccttttctattcctgtaactacatcttctttcacatcacaaaattcccttatcacgctgttccttatcctgtcactcaatttcacacccatcatactccttaacgctctcatttccactgcatttattctgctttcatgcttcttttgccatacccaactttcactcccatacattaatgtcgggaccaacacgcccctgtgcacagccagtcgagcctttttggatagtttctgactgctcataaaggcatgcaaagctccattcaccatgttccccgcgttcactctcctttcaatatcactatcatacttgccatctgatgtaaactttgatcctagatatacaaactctttcacttgctccactttttctcctccaatcaaaatattacatgctgtcatttctttctccatttcaaaaaccagtgttttagttttacttacgttcactttcattcctttctcttttaaagcttcatgcatacagtttaccatctcctgtaactcctccgctgatgacgccagtataacctgatcgtcggcatagagcagacatttgacgagtaactcattcatccttaatccacttttagactctttcaaatctgtcaaacagctatccataaataggttgaacagccacggtgacgcaacacatccttgcctaacgcctttctcaatcttaaaccactcagtgtgcgctccgtttatcctgacacaagcactcgaatcctcatataaggatttcagtgctcgtattaagagactgctcaccccatgcatagaaagtgctgaccacaattcattcctctcaactctgtcataggccttttccagatctacgaatgtgcaatagactttttgactcttggccaaaaacttttcggctatgcaccgcaaggaaaagacctgatcagtacatcccattccctttcgaaatcccgcttgagcatcccatattttgtcatcagtttcttaattttataattttttttcagctGGGTAGCCTGGGGCTGGGGAGGGCGCGCGGCGTGGCGCACCGCGTGGGACGCCATGCGAGCCTCCGCGCGGGAACACGTGACCCTGGTTCACTTCAACACTCTACACGATACGCTCACCAACTACCTTAGGAAACATAGATTCTGTACAGACTGCAAAACCAAGGTGAGTTTTCATTAGTAGATAAAggcatttatatattataataattagaaTTTTACTATGCTTCCTCCTGTGGATGGAATGTGTCTGTGACCATAATCCTTTA
This is a stretch of genomic DNA from Amyelois transitella isolate CPQ chromosome 5, ilAmyTran1.1, whole genome shotgun sequence. It encodes these proteins:
- the LOC106138790 gene encoding ribosome maturation protein SBDS; this encodes MAKIFTPTNQIRLTNVAIVRLKKGGKRFEIACYRNKVLSWRNKLEQDLDEVLQTHTVFTNVSKGQVAKKEDLVKIFGKDDMTEICKEILEKGELQVSDKERHSQIESLMKDIATTVADKCVNPETKRPYPVSIIEKAMKDLHFSVNVNKNAKQQALDVIPLLKKEIPLERAQMRVRILLTGKDARKIKEKVIKLATSVEEDNWDSGTANIICLIDPGNFRNLDEMIRTETKGSGQFELLNLKEMVEGEQTL